One region of Osmia lignaria lignaria isolate PbOS001 chromosome 7, iyOsmLign1, whole genome shotgun sequence genomic DNA includes:
- the LOC117604605 gene encoding uncharacterized protein LOC117604605 isoform X2 produces MPKKSTRHVRESGLTRSSHHKNSNPGIAPESKTKHFRSVRIGLTNGKRWLSLKKRLGLSTDEDVAVYLLDLAESTSRHNTKCNEEEEREMDQDEGDKAETMSNENLIEDTRESLRRSLRKQNSGTVPESEAPSVDLAQSKLSDDIELRVLRSARSKHHKNKAKHHKDKRKKKRHLKTVDPVSPVETVNRLSSDVASEDEEQISIKTDNSRLLSDIDVKSNLKNSLRASKKTTESVMAKTEHIDSIEFIENVNTNKSVVYHEMKNDVEKITMDNDKKEYSKSNNLTPSPITQSIENATEQITNLTSSTDFHVDPNETKGEDNVSSGIRCDDQHELANTNSYDSNINTNTVQEVEDRKLKKRRKRLKYDIEDENDENIKDDSSEDIIDDSVHKHRRKRHKHTNEHKNRKHHDVRKAPQDGIIMQEDKNICSVANDTMAVMVEKLQTETNVENSMSEPQRLAIKIKLCQECNNRHLQDACPLNMPQYAIPDSISYEDWLDKHKENIEVLKAIKSDDPMSEGYGKITDDNTESDDDSMLNEHCKTKAKAQKEEKQLILDADRPLYARDSLPECFELKITNSEHGLGIYAKNSVPIHVKLGPLVGRPVKEMDIPDDFPMRHIWEIDNNGKTLYISTTDPLKSNWIRYIRPADTKEERSVAIITKQGELHLVTTQNIVTGMELTYWADSQSSGWTRKNKVDKTNCGGCNLNFAHPIYYRLHCCIFHDTNYSLTIRKYHCKVCGAAVLGKDNIMKHAAELHAGRGAYQCQYCKKFFLRLNYLEMHRTYGCAYNPQRSRPLCDFCGRKFCQPQKLKVHIKRMHSDMSEVLREFQCKLCLKLLGSRAALQRHMKEVHHKDVVGAATCDRCGKMFQNKSNLKIHMLTHSGVKPFKCKENSCKAAFTTKQCLQFHYKKVHGLTEEMMPKIERSVAYTFDAYSGGLVEDVGRGKTPRPSKRISQDDNSNETSLDDSNSKHDLKTETPNSSTHSTIIEFGTSSVSKYKMEHNPRISTPSLPMSVSASSGFETTVENIRTETDLYGTSRLQSKGSKKWLGEFNPPITSDSTIVSNTISHLSSNIVTGSTYDFEESRKEIDDKVTSSTSTTRVQGIMENSKLGLSVYRRTESASASLLVEAALDAAERDIGAVTSPILEDNDRDTNLYSISSQLHSPLPQRSPNHLDSYIQQQEELISPAPTPDNRNTPPTHLHVDYQLHRPVDYIGTPRTHNIDQYLHHEEMPRVSSPNSYIHIQQEDLVSPSATPNPRYQGVHHHHHHHHHHHHHQIPTDNLSSDEGDSVAQNLSLSVKEKAMQLDLSTSYKYDSLDQDFTRERSSFEPLVLNGELQGLDMSARGFHHGFGVQLPNSRYHHHHHLYEITERQSVDLSRSGGYSISSPTSLSVTAQISSGPSVAVAAPLPPSSAPPPPPPPPPPPPPPPPAPPPPPPPPPPPSSSYSHSDVLRVVSLDLTPGGRHTVDLTLSRSHHLHGSGARVITSPQSTASGNPHIVPDAVDGRILSSPPPPPPLSGYNPSYPVSPAPYHPPRPGYHHYSGYY; encoded by the exons ATGCCGAAGAAAAGTACAAGGCATGTGAGAGAGTCGGGGTTAACGAGAAGTTCACATCATAAAAACAGCAATCCTGGAATAGCACCGGAGTCGAAAACGAAACACTTTCGAAGCGTTCGCATTGGTCTTACGAACGGCAAGCGTTGGCTTTCTCTTAAGAAGCGCTTAGGTCTGTCAACGGATGAAGATGTTGCAGTTTATTTACTTGATCTTGCTGAATCTACATCCAG ACACAACACCAAGTgcaatgaagaagaagaaagggaaaTGGATCAGGATGAGGGGGATAAAGCTGAAACGATgtcgaatgaaaatttgataGAAGATACAAGGGAATCTCTACGTAGGAGCTTGAGGAAACAAAATAGTGGAACAGTACCAGAGTCTGAGGCACCCTCTGTTGATCTAGCCCAATCCAAATTGTCAGATGACATTGAATTGCGTGTTCTACGTAGTGCAAGATCCAAACATCATAAAAATAAAGCTAAGCATCACAAAGATAAACGGAAAAAGAAGAGACATCTTAAAACAGTTGATCCTGTTTCACCGGTAGAAACTGTTAATAGACTATCTAGTGATGTAGCATCAGAAGATGAGGAACAAATTTCTATTAAGACAGATAATTCTAGATTACTCAGTGATATAGATGTCaagtcaaatttaaaaaatagtctTCGCGCTTCTAAGAAGACCACAGAATCTGTAATGGCAAAGACTGAACACATAGATAGTATAGAGTTTATAGAAAATGTAAATACTAATAAAAGTGTAGTTTaccatgaaatgaaaaatgatgtgGAAAAGATTACAATGGATAATGATAAAAAGGAATATTCAAAGTCTAATAATTTAACACCATCTCCTATTACTCAAAGCATTGAAAATGCAACAGAACAAATCACGAATTTAACATCCAGCACAGATTTTCATGTTGATCCCAATGAGACCAAGGGTGAAGATAATGTCTCAAGTGGTATTCGGTGTGATGATCAACATGAACTTGCTAATACAAATTCTTATGATTCAAATATCAATACAAATACGGTTCAAGAAGTCGAagatcgaaaattgaaaaagagacGAAAACGATTGAAGTATGATATCGAAGacgaaaacgatgaaaatataaaagatgATTCATCTGAGGATATTATAGATGATTCTGTACACAAACACCGAAGAAAAAGGCACAAACATAccaatgaacataaaaatcgTAAGCACCATGATGTACGGAAAGCGCCACAGGATGGAATAATTATGCAGGAAGATAAGAACATTTGTTCTGTAGCAAATGATACAATGGCTGTTATGGTTGAGAAGCTTCAAACTGAAACAAACGTTGAAAATTCGATGTCTGAGCCTCAGAGATTAGCCATTAAAATAAAACTTTGCCAGGAGTGCAATAATCGTCATTTGCAAGATGCTTGCCCATTAAATATGCCTCAATATGCAATTCCCGATTCAATATCGTATGAAGATTGGTTAGATAAGcacaaagaaaatattgaagttTTAAAGGCTATCAAATCGGATGATCCTATGTCTGAAGGATATGGGAAGATAACAGACGATAACACAGAATCTGATGATGATTCTATGTTGAATGAACATTGCAAAACGAAAGCAAAGGCTCAGAAAGAGGAGAAACAATTAATTCTAGATGCAGATCGACCATTGTATGCCAGAGATTCTTTGCCTGAATGTTTTGAGTTAAAAATCACTAATTCGGAACACGGGCTCGGAATATACGCGAAAAATTCTGTTCCGATTCATGTTAAACTAGGTCCTCTTGTTGGGAGGCCAGTTAAAGAAATGGATATTCCTGACGATTTCCCGATGAGACATATTTGGGAG atagaTAATAATGGTAAAACTTTGTACATAAGTACCACTGATCCATTAAAAAGTAATTGGATTCGTTATATTAGACCGGCTGACACGAAAGAGGAAAGAAGCGTAGCTATAATTACAAAACAAGGAGAATTGCATCTTGTTACCACCCAAAACATTGTAACAGGAATGGAATTGACATATTGGGCAGATTCTCAGTCTTCAGGATGGACACGAAAAAATAAAGTAGACAAAACGA ATTGCGGGGGATGTAATTTAAACTTTGCCCATCCGATATACTATCGTTTGCACTGTTGCATCTTTCACGACACCAATTACAGTCTGACCATAAGAAAATATCATTGTAAG GTATGCGGAGCTGCTGTTTTAGGTAAAGATAACATAATGAAACACGCTGCAGAATTACACGCGGGTCGTGGGGCATATCAGTGCCAGTATTgcaagaaattttttttacgaTTGAATTACCTCGAGATGCATAGAACTTATGGGTGCGCATATAATCCACAACGTTCGAGACCACTCTGTGATTTTTGTGGGCGTAAATTCTGTCAGCCACAGAAATTGAAAGTGCATATCAAACGGATGCATAGTG ACATGTCCGAGGTACTGCGGGAGTTTCAGTGTAAACTTTGTCTGAAACTTCTTGGTTCCCGCGCGGCGCTCCAACGACATATGAAGGAAGTTCACCATAAAGATGTCGTTGGCGCCGCAACTTGTGATCGATGTGGAAAAATGTTTCAGAATAAGAGTAACTTAAAGATACACATGTTAACGCATAGTGGAGTGAAACCGTTCAA ATGCAAAGAAAATAGTTGCAAAGCAGCTTTTACCACGAAGCAATGTTTacaatttcattataaaaaagtACATGGTCTTACGGAAGAAATGATGCCAAAAATTGAACGATCTGTTGCATACACTTTCGATGCATATAGCGGTGGACTTGTCGAAGACGTTGGTCGTGGAAAGACTCCTCGACCAAGTAAACGAATTTCTCAG GATGATAATAGCAACGAAACATCTTTAGACGATAGTAACTCGAAACACGATTTAAAAACAGAGACACCAAACAGTTCCACTCATTCGACTATCATCGAGTTTGGAACAAGTTCTGTGTCTAAATACAAAATGGAGCATAATCCAAGAATTTCCACGCCATCGCTTCCAATGAGCGTATCAGCATCGAGCGGTTTCGAAACAACAGTGGAGAATATTCGAACAGAGACAGATCTTTACGGTACTTCTAGATTGCAAAGTAAAGGCAGTAAAAAGTGGCTCGGAGAGTTTAATCCTCCGATTACTTCGGATTCAACCATAGTATCTAACACGATCTCGCATTTATCGTCAAATATCGTTACTGGGAGTACTTATGATTTTGAAGAGAGTAGAAAAGAAATCGATGATAAAGTTACGTCATCGACTAGTACAACTAGAGTGCAAGGAATTATGGAGAATAGTAAGTTAGGACTTAGCGTTTATAGAAGAACTGAAAGTGCGAGTGCTAGTTTGTTAGTCGAAGCAGCCCTTGATGCTGCTGAAAGAGATATAGGAGCGGTAACCAGTCCGATATTGGAGGACAACGACCGTGATACAAATCTTTATTCGATCTCCAGTCAGCTACATTCTCCGTTACCTCAAAGATCACCGAATCACTTGGATTCCTACATACAGCAACAAGAAGAACTTATATCTCCCGCGCCTACACCGGACAATCGAAATACACCGCCCACGCATTTACACGTTGATTATCAACTGCACCGACCTGTTGATTATATCGGTACACCAAGGACACATAATATCGATCAGTATTTACACCATGAGGAGATGCCACGAGTTTCTTCGCCGAACAGTTACATTCACATTCAACAGGAAGATTTAGTGTCACCTTCGGCCACGCCAAATCCGCGATATCAAGGTgtacatcatcatcatcaccaccatcaccaccatcatcatcatcaaatTCCCACAGATAATTTGTCCAGTGACGAAGGTGATTCCGTTGCCCAAAATCTCAGCCTTTCCGTAAAAGAAAAGGCAATGCAACTAGATCTTTCGACGTCGTATAAATATGACTCTCTCGATCAAGATTTTACGAGGGAAAGGTCGAGTTTCGAGCCCCTCGTTCTTAATGGAGAGCTCCAAGGTTTGGACATGTCTGCCAGAGGATTTCATCATGGATTTGGTGTTCAATTACCAAACTCAAgatatcatcatcatcatcatttgtACGAAATTACGGAAAGACAGAGCGTTGATCTTAGTAGGAGTGGTGGTTATTCGATATCGTCACCCACTTCTCTTTCGGTAACTGCTCAGATATCTTCCGGTCCTTCTGTCGCTGTGGCAGCCCCTCTGCCACCGTCTTCGGCACCACCTccgcctcctcctcctccaccaccaccaccgcctccACCTCCagctcctccacctcctccaccgCCTCCACCACCACCTTCATCATCTTATTCTCATAGTGACGTTTTGAGAGTCGTTAGTCTAGATCTTACCCCCGGTGGACGGCACACTGTCGATCTCACTCTTTCGAGATCTCATCATTTACACGGATCCGGAGCTCGCGTAATAACCAGTCCTCAATCCACAGCTTCCGGTAATCCACACATCGTACCTGATGCGGTGGACGGACGAATCTTATCTTCCCCTCCTCCACCGCCTCCTTTGTCAGGATATAATCCAAGTTATCCTGTGAGTCCTGCACCGTATCATCCACCTAGACCAGGTTATCATCATTACTCTGGTTATTACTAG
- the LOC117604605 gene encoding uncharacterized protein LOC117604605 isoform X1 produces MPKKSTRHVRESGLTRSSHHKNSNPGIAPESKTKHFRSVRIGLTNGKRWLSLKKRLGLSTDEDVAVYLLDLAESTSRHNTKCNEEEEREMDQDEGDKAETMSNENLIEDTRESLRRSLRKQNSGTVPESEAPSVDLAQSKLSDDIELRVLRSARSKHHKNKAKHHKDKRKKKRHLKTVDPVSPVETVNRLSSDVASEDEEQISIKTDNSRLLSDIDVKSNLKNSLRASKKTTESVMAKTEHIDSIEFIENVNTNKSVVYHEMKNDVEKITMDNDKKEYSKSNNLTPSPITQSIENATEQITNLTSSTDFHVDPNETKGEDNVSSGIRCDDQHELANTNSYDSNINTNTVQEVEDRKLKKRRKRLKYDIEDENDENIKDDSSEDIIDDSVHKHRRKRHKHTNEHKNRKHHDVRKAPQDGIIMQEDKNICSVANDTMAVMVEKLQTETNVENSMSEPQRLAIKIKLCQECNNRHLQDACPLNMPQYAIPDSISYEDWLDKHKENIEVLKAIKSDDPMSEGYGKITDDNTESDDDSMLNEHCKTKAKAQKEEKQLILDADRPLYARDSLPECFELKITNSEHGLGIYAKNSVPIHVKLGPLVGRPVKEMDIPDDFPMRHIWEIDNNGKTLYISTTDPLKSNWIRYIRPADTKEERSVAIITKQGELHLVTTQNIVTGMELTYWADSQSSGWTRKNKVDKTNCGGCNLNFAHPIYYRLHCCIFHDTNYSLTIRKYHCKVCGAAVLGKDNIMKHAAELHAGRGAYQCQYCKKFFLRLNYLEMHRTYGCAYNPQRSRPLCDFCGRKFCQPQKLKVHIKRMHSDMSEVLREFQCKLCLKLLGSRAALQRHMKEVHHKDVVGAATCDRCGKMFQNKSNLKIHMLTHSGVKPFKCKENSCKAAFTTKQCLQFHYKKVHGLTEEMMPKIERSVAYTFDAYSGGLVEDVGRGKTPRPSKRISQQDDNSNETSLDDSNSKHDLKTETPNSSTHSTIIEFGTSSVSKYKMEHNPRISTPSLPMSVSASSGFETTVENIRTETDLYGTSRLQSKGSKKWLGEFNPPITSDSTIVSNTISHLSSNIVTGSTYDFEESRKEIDDKVTSSTSTTRVQGIMENSKLGLSVYRRTESASASLLVEAALDAAERDIGAVTSPILEDNDRDTNLYSISSQLHSPLPQRSPNHLDSYIQQQEELISPAPTPDNRNTPPTHLHVDYQLHRPVDYIGTPRTHNIDQYLHHEEMPRVSSPNSYIHIQQEDLVSPSATPNPRYQGVHHHHHHHHHHHHHQIPTDNLSSDEGDSVAQNLSLSVKEKAMQLDLSTSYKYDSLDQDFTRERSSFEPLVLNGELQGLDMSARGFHHGFGVQLPNSRYHHHHHLYEITERQSVDLSRSGGYSISSPTSLSVTAQISSGPSVAVAAPLPPSSAPPPPPPPPPPPPPPPPAPPPPPPPPPPPSSSYSHSDVLRVVSLDLTPGGRHTVDLTLSRSHHLHGSGARVITSPQSTASGNPHIVPDAVDGRILSSPPPPPPLSGYNPSYPVSPAPYHPPRPGYHHYSGYY; encoded by the exons ATGCCGAAGAAAAGTACAAGGCATGTGAGAGAGTCGGGGTTAACGAGAAGTTCACATCATAAAAACAGCAATCCTGGAATAGCACCGGAGTCGAAAACGAAACACTTTCGAAGCGTTCGCATTGGTCTTACGAACGGCAAGCGTTGGCTTTCTCTTAAGAAGCGCTTAGGTCTGTCAACGGATGAAGATGTTGCAGTTTATTTACTTGATCTTGCTGAATCTACATCCAG ACACAACACCAAGTgcaatgaagaagaagaaagggaaaTGGATCAGGATGAGGGGGATAAAGCTGAAACGATgtcgaatgaaaatttgataGAAGATACAAGGGAATCTCTACGTAGGAGCTTGAGGAAACAAAATAGTGGAACAGTACCAGAGTCTGAGGCACCCTCTGTTGATCTAGCCCAATCCAAATTGTCAGATGACATTGAATTGCGTGTTCTACGTAGTGCAAGATCCAAACATCATAAAAATAAAGCTAAGCATCACAAAGATAAACGGAAAAAGAAGAGACATCTTAAAACAGTTGATCCTGTTTCACCGGTAGAAACTGTTAATAGACTATCTAGTGATGTAGCATCAGAAGATGAGGAACAAATTTCTATTAAGACAGATAATTCTAGATTACTCAGTGATATAGATGTCaagtcaaatttaaaaaatagtctTCGCGCTTCTAAGAAGACCACAGAATCTGTAATGGCAAAGACTGAACACATAGATAGTATAGAGTTTATAGAAAATGTAAATACTAATAAAAGTGTAGTTTaccatgaaatgaaaaatgatgtgGAAAAGATTACAATGGATAATGATAAAAAGGAATATTCAAAGTCTAATAATTTAACACCATCTCCTATTACTCAAAGCATTGAAAATGCAACAGAACAAATCACGAATTTAACATCCAGCACAGATTTTCATGTTGATCCCAATGAGACCAAGGGTGAAGATAATGTCTCAAGTGGTATTCGGTGTGATGATCAACATGAACTTGCTAATACAAATTCTTATGATTCAAATATCAATACAAATACGGTTCAAGAAGTCGAagatcgaaaattgaaaaagagacGAAAACGATTGAAGTATGATATCGAAGacgaaaacgatgaaaatataaaagatgATTCATCTGAGGATATTATAGATGATTCTGTACACAAACACCGAAGAAAAAGGCACAAACATAccaatgaacataaaaatcgTAAGCACCATGATGTACGGAAAGCGCCACAGGATGGAATAATTATGCAGGAAGATAAGAACATTTGTTCTGTAGCAAATGATACAATGGCTGTTATGGTTGAGAAGCTTCAAACTGAAACAAACGTTGAAAATTCGATGTCTGAGCCTCAGAGATTAGCCATTAAAATAAAACTTTGCCAGGAGTGCAATAATCGTCATTTGCAAGATGCTTGCCCATTAAATATGCCTCAATATGCAATTCCCGATTCAATATCGTATGAAGATTGGTTAGATAAGcacaaagaaaatattgaagttTTAAAGGCTATCAAATCGGATGATCCTATGTCTGAAGGATATGGGAAGATAACAGACGATAACACAGAATCTGATGATGATTCTATGTTGAATGAACATTGCAAAACGAAAGCAAAGGCTCAGAAAGAGGAGAAACAATTAATTCTAGATGCAGATCGACCATTGTATGCCAGAGATTCTTTGCCTGAATGTTTTGAGTTAAAAATCACTAATTCGGAACACGGGCTCGGAATATACGCGAAAAATTCTGTTCCGATTCATGTTAAACTAGGTCCTCTTGTTGGGAGGCCAGTTAAAGAAATGGATATTCCTGACGATTTCCCGATGAGACATATTTGGGAG atagaTAATAATGGTAAAACTTTGTACATAAGTACCACTGATCCATTAAAAAGTAATTGGATTCGTTATATTAGACCGGCTGACACGAAAGAGGAAAGAAGCGTAGCTATAATTACAAAACAAGGAGAATTGCATCTTGTTACCACCCAAAACATTGTAACAGGAATGGAATTGACATATTGGGCAGATTCTCAGTCTTCAGGATGGACACGAAAAAATAAAGTAGACAAAACGA ATTGCGGGGGATGTAATTTAAACTTTGCCCATCCGATATACTATCGTTTGCACTGTTGCATCTTTCACGACACCAATTACAGTCTGACCATAAGAAAATATCATTGTAAG GTATGCGGAGCTGCTGTTTTAGGTAAAGATAACATAATGAAACACGCTGCAGAATTACACGCGGGTCGTGGGGCATATCAGTGCCAGTATTgcaagaaattttttttacgaTTGAATTACCTCGAGATGCATAGAACTTATGGGTGCGCATATAATCCACAACGTTCGAGACCACTCTGTGATTTTTGTGGGCGTAAATTCTGTCAGCCACAGAAATTGAAAGTGCATATCAAACGGATGCATAGTG ACATGTCCGAGGTACTGCGGGAGTTTCAGTGTAAACTTTGTCTGAAACTTCTTGGTTCCCGCGCGGCGCTCCAACGACATATGAAGGAAGTTCACCATAAAGATGTCGTTGGCGCCGCAACTTGTGATCGATGTGGAAAAATGTTTCAGAATAAGAGTAACTTAAAGATACACATGTTAACGCATAGTGGAGTGAAACCGTTCAA ATGCAAAGAAAATAGTTGCAAAGCAGCTTTTACCACGAAGCAATGTTTacaatttcattataaaaaagtACATGGTCTTACGGAAGAAATGATGCCAAAAATTGAACGATCTGTTGCATACACTTTCGATGCATATAGCGGTGGACTTGTCGAAGACGTTGGTCGTGGAAAGACTCCTCGACCAAGTAAACGAATTTCTCAG CAGGATGATAATAGCAACGAAACATCTTTAGACGATAGTAACTCGAAACACGATTTAAAAACAGAGACACCAAACAGTTCCACTCATTCGACTATCATCGAGTTTGGAACAAGTTCTGTGTCTAAATACAAAATGGAGCATAATCCAAGAATTTCCACGCCATCGCTTCCAATGAGCGTATCAGCATCGAGCGGTTTCGAAACAACAGTGGAGAATATTCGAACAGAGACAGATCTTTACGGTACTTCTAGATTGCAAAGTAAAGGCAGTAAAAAGTGGCTCGGAGAGTTTAATCCTCCGATTACTTCGGATTCAACCATAGTATCTAACACGATCTCGCATTTATCGTCAAATATCGTTACTGGGAGTACTTATGATTTTGAAGAGAGTAGAAAAGAAATCGATGATAAAGTTACGTCATCGACTAGTACAACTAGAGTGCAAGGAATTATGGAGAATAGTAAGTTAGGACTTAGCGTTTATAGAAGAACTGAAAGTGCGAGTGCTAGTTTGTTAGTCGAAGCAGCCCTTGATGCTGCTGAAAGAGATATAGGAGCGGTAACCAGTCCGATATTGGAGGACAACGACCGTGATACAAATCTTTATTCGATCTCCAGTCAGCTACATTCTCCGTTACCTCAAAGATCACCGAATCACTTGGATTCCTACATACAGCAACAAGAAGAACTTATATCTCCCGCGCCTACACCGGACAATCGAAATACACCGCCCACGCATTTACACGTTGATTATCAACTGCACCGACCTGTTGATTATATCGGTACACCAAGGACACATAATATCGATCAGTATTTACACCATGAGGAGATGCCACGAGTTTCTTCGCCGAACAGTTACATTCACATTCAACAGGAAGATTTAGTGTCACCTTCGGCCACGCCAAATCCGCGATATCAAGGTgtacatcatcatcatcaccaccatcaccaccatcatcatcatcaaatTCCCACAGATAATTTGTCCAGTGACGAAGGTGATTCCGTTGCCCAAAATCTCAGCCTTTCCGTAAAAGAAAAGGCAATGCAACTAGATCTTTCGACGTCGTATAAATATGACTCTCTCGATCAAGATTTTACGAGGGAAAGGTCGAGTTTCGAGCCCCTCGTTCTTAATGGAGAGCTCCAAGGTTTGGACATGTCTGCCAGAGGATTTCATCATGGATTTGGTGTTCAATTACCAAACTCAAgatatcatcatcatcatcatttgtACGAAATTACGGAAAGACAGAGCGTTGATCTTAGTAGGAGTGGTGGTTATTCGATATCGTCACCCACTTCTCTTTCGGTAACTGCTCAGATATCTTCCGGTCCTTCTGTCGCTGTGGCAGCCCCTCTGCCACCGTCTTCGGCACCACCTccgcctcctcctcctccaccaccaccaccgcctccACCTCCagctcctccacctcctccaccgCCTCCACCACCACCTTCATCATCTTATTCTCATAGTGACGTTTTGAGAGTCGTTAGTCTAGATCTTACCCCCGGTGGACGGCACACTGTCGATCTCACTCTTTCGAGATCTCATCATTTACACGGATCCGGAGCTCGCGTAATAACCAGTCCTCAATCCACAGCTTCCGGTAATCCACACATCGTACCTGATGCGGTGGACGGACGAATCTTATCTTCCCCTCCTCCACCGCCTCCTTTGTCAGGATATAATCCAAGTTATCCTGTGAGTCCTGCACCGTATCATCCACCTAGACCAGGTTATCATCATTACTCTGGTTATTACTAG